A genomic stretch from Strongyloides ratti genome assembly S_ratti_ED321, chromosome : 1 includes:
- a CDS encoding EF-hand domain and EF-hand domain pair-containing protein: MSVSTLINLFYLLLLFGTSNLTANTINHHNAPRTLAKRSQTYQSAVYIPDSMLIRDIENQPEIPKYTIPKIPSGFITIPAKFSPLNRQIINERDEKDPEIPRHPATRMGFNNIPPEIPYPKQQSQQFPFSGIQQNLQWNRFPDYSMSPFFNYLQKMQQNPSLNMFSTFPTDYHFPQTNTFQENPKNFHIAYPDIKTTNTKTQYVETYNDQTSSNFNAHNSGAPIKTPSFTPSLQSLTSTTNIQPKKEYSFYENTIQGIKNIPTSEVIGKDIITKNINHKESNNFHTSSLKKIPSTHAFDKTIDINLDGVLDFNEVEYAAFVHHGLSGSVVQDIFNSVDGDKNSVLDWKEFSEMKPLIIEKALNAAQRYLLNVDTDKNGKLSLSEAKKYVLKEYGIGYRDVERIWLLVVSNKNIELDVNEFAIFRRRLRGMSIRLARQIMKFYDGNNDYSMNVFETRKVAYEQEGINDEEVEVMIASCDDDRNGELNPAEFADFLRLVRAKSIDTSKRAMKVLDFDNSNTISLEEAKKIAFDHYGYDEWQLAPIFGQADENEDNQLDEIEFAGFRSVIRNKSIKTANLIIRQWDKNLNGMIDLEEAEDKTRNEDDLDEKDCYSLFVVADQNKDQLLDKVEFADFLRMVRSSSIKIISENMGKFDKNGDDKVTVDEISTIVHAKYGFSFKDIKKIFDRVDCDFNEELSPGEIVDFRHQTRLLAEERGIKPTEFIKIPQNKTMKLSSSSKKSDDSTKSIINNSETNIPTPNPIPLEKLEENMDLVDEVTTETTETTIKKNKKRRRRIKTTTSTTTKAPEYEYVSSEEVNE, encoded by the exons ATGTCTGTGTCGAcgttaattaatttattttacctaTTACTGTTATTTGGGACATCTAATTTAACAGCCAATACAATTAATCATCACAATg CACCACGAACACTTGCTAAAAGATCACAAACATACCAGTCTGCTGTCTATATACCTGATTCAATGTTAATACGAGATATTGAAAATCAACCTGAAATACCAAAGTATACTATTCCTAAAATTCCATCAGGATTTATTACAATACCAGCAAAATTTTCACCATTAAATAGGCAAATTATTAATGAGAGAGATGAAAAAGATCCTGAGATACCTCGTCATCCAGCAACAAGAATGggatttaataatattcctCCTGAAATACCATATCCTAAACAACAATCACAACAATTCCCATTTTCGGGTATTCAACAAAATCTTCAATGGAATAGATTTCCAGATTATTCTATGTCACCATTTTTCAATTACCTTCAAAAGATGCAACAAAATCCTTCATTAAATATGTTTTCAACATTTCCTACAGATTATCATTTTCCACAAACAAATACATTCCAAGAAAATCCCAAAAATTTTCACATAGCTTACCCAGATATTAAAACGACTAATACAAAAACACAATATGTTGAAACATATAATGACCAGACATCTAGTAACTTTAATGCACATAATTCTGGAGCACCAATCAAAACACCATCATTCACCCCATCATTACAATCATTAACATCTACCACCAACATACAAccaaaaaaagaatattctttttatg AAAATACAATACAAggcataaaaaatattcctaCATCAGAAGTGATTGgaaaagatataataacaaaaaatattaatcataaagaatcaaataattttcatacttcttcacttaaaaaaattccatCTACACATGCCTTTGATAAAACAATAGATATTAATTTAGATGGTGTCTTAGATTTCAATGAGGTAGAGTATGCTGCATTCGTTCACCATGGTTTAAGTGGTTCAGTGGTAcaagatatatttaatagtGTTGATGGAGATAAAAATAGTGTCCTGGATTGGAAAGAATTTAGTGAAATGAAACCATTAATTATTGAGAAAGCATTAAATGCTGCACAAAGGTATCTTCTTAATGTTGATACTGATAAAAATGGAAAATTAAGTTTGTCTGAAGCTAAAAAATATGTTCTTAAAGAATATGGTATTGGATATCGTGATGTTGAAAGAATTTGGCTTTTAGTtgtttcaaataaaaatattgaactTGATGTCAATGAATTTGCCATATTTAGGAGACGCCTTCGTGGTATGAGTATTAGATTGGCAAGGCAAATCATGAAATTTTATGATGGAAATAATGATTATAGTATGAATGTATTTGAGACAAGAAAAGTTGCCTATGAACAGGAAGGAATTAATGATGAAGAAGTTGAGGTTATGATTGCTTCATGTGATGATGATAGAAATGGTGAACTTAATCCAGCTGAGTTTGCTGATTTTCTTCGTCTTGTTAGAGCTAAATCTATTGACACATCTAAAAGAGCAATGAAAGTACTTGACTTTGATAACAGTAATACAATTAGCCTTGAAgaagcaaaaaaaattgcttTTGATCATTATGGATATGATGAATGGCAATTAGCTCCAATATTTGGGCAGGCTGATGAAAATGAAGATAATCAACTTGATGAAATTGAATTTGCTGGATTTAGAAGtgttattagaaataaaagtataaaaacagcaaatttaattattagaCAATGGGACAAAAATCTTAATGGAATGATTGATCTTGAGGAGGCTGAAGATAAAACAAGAAATGAAGATGATTTAGATGAAAAAGATTGTTACTCATTGTTTGTTGTTGCAGATCAAAATAAAGATCAACTTCTTGATAAAGTTGAGTTTGCTGATTTTCTAAGAATGGTTAGGTCTagttcaataaaaattatcagtGAAAATATGGGAAAATTTGATAAGAATGGTGATGATAAAGTTACAGTTGATGAGATATCTACAATTGTCCATGCAAAATATGGTTTTagttttaaagatattaaaaaaatatttgatcgTGTTGATTGTGATTTTAATGAAGAATTAAGTCCTGGAGAAATTGTTGATTTTAGACATCAAACTAGACTTTTAGCAGAGGAACGTGGTATTAAACCAAcagaatttattaaaataccaCAAAATAAAACTATGAAATTATCATCTTCCTCAAAAAAAAGTGATGACTCAACTAAatcaattataaataactCTGAAACAAATATACCAACACCAAACCCAATACCACTTGAAAAGTTGGAAGAAAATATGGATCTTGTTGATGAGGTTACAACAGAAACTACAGAaacaacaataaaaaaaaataaaaaaagaagaaggaGGATTAAGACAACAACATCTACTACAACTAAAGCACCAG aatatgaATATGTATCTAGTGAGGAAGTAAAtgaataa
- a CDS encoding Peroxisomal biogenesis factor 11 family-containing protein, whose translation MEKVTLPRIVRTLSTYTGRDKFVRSLYFTLILLADKVGGKTSEHIMILAKQLSAARMIFRQFNHFGMYKACLDTLKSMYEAKDKIDFSLGAGITGIYSVYGIVELIGWIGDSKLIAVDSAKYYKYCLYLWICALVTGIIRGIRQIIIKYLKRSNINEMREDIISTIGLTSDFIPAINSLTFPFLWSQSLPTKITARLSLIASIIGLYKVF comes from the coding sequence atgGAAAAAGTTACATTACCTAGAATTGTTCGTACACTTTCTACCTATACAGGAAGGGATAAATTTGTTAGATCCCTTTATTTTACTCTAATATTATTGGCAGACAAAGTTGGTGGAAAAACATCAGAACACATTATGATTCTTGCTAAACAATTATCTGCTGCAAGAATGATTTTTAGACAATTTAATCATTTTGGTATGTATAAAGCTTGCCTTGATACATTAAAATCAATGTATGAGgcaaaagataaaattgatttttcTCTTGGAGCAGGAATAACGGGTATTTATTCTGTGTATGGTATTGTAGAATTAATTGGATGGATTGGTGATTCAAAGTTAATTGCTGTTGATAGTGCAaaatactataaatattgtttatatttatggATTTGTGCTTTGGTTACAGGAATTATAAGAGGGATAAgacaaataattataaaatatttaaaaagaagtaatataaatgaaatgaGAGAAGATATTATATCAACTATTGGTTTGACATCTGATTTTATTCCAGCAATAAATTCTTTGACATTTCCTTTTTTGTGGAGTCAATCATTACCAACAAAAATAACTGCAAGACTTTCATTAATTGCTTCAATAATTGGTTTgtataaagtattttaa
- a CDS encoding Eukaryotic translation initiation factor 6, translating into MAVRCDYEGCNDIGIGNSQNFFSIFEDELGDSIPVIHASIAGTRIVGRMAVGNRHGLLVPNATTDQELQHIRNSLPDSVEIRRIDERLSALGNVIAANDYVALVHGDISQETEKALVDVLKVEVFRTNLGEHSLVGTYCTFTSQGALVAAKTSPETQKEISSLLQVPVVAGTVNRGSELIGAGMVVNDWIAFCGSETTSTELSVVESIFKIGDNNPTQISTNLRDTLIESML; encoded by the exons ATGGCTGTTAGATGTGATTATGAAGGATGTAATGATATTG GAATAGGTAATTCACAAAATTTCTTCAG tATTTTTGAGGATGAACTTGGTGATTCTATTCCCGTTATACATGCTTCAATAGCAGGTACAAGAATTGTTGGAAGAATGGCAGTTGGTAATAGACATGGTCTTTTAGTACCAAATGCCACAACAGATCAAGAATTACAACACATTAGAAATTCTTTACCCGACTCTGTTGAGATAAGAAGAATTGATGAAAGATTGTCTGCTTTAGGTAATGTTATTGCTGCAAATGACTATGTTGCACTTGTTCATGGAGATATTTCTCAAGAGACAGAAAAGGCACTTGTTGATGTATTAAAAGTTGAAGTATTCCGAACCAATTTAGGAGAACATTCTCTTGTTGGTACATATTGTACATTTACATCACAAGGAGCACTTGTTGCTGCTAAAACATCACCAGAAACTCAAAAAGAAATCTCTTCACTTCTCCAGGTACCAGTTGTTGCTGGTACAGTCAATCGAGGTTCAGAATTAATTGGAGCTGGTATGGTTGTTAATGATTGGATTGCATTTTGTGGTTCAGAGACAACATCTACAGAATTATCAGTTGTtgaaagtatatttaaaattggaGATAATAATCCTACACAAATTTCTACTAACTTACGTGATACTCTCATTGAATCAATGCTCTAa
- a CDS encoding Solute carrier family 35 member C2: MLQLLLVAFLYYPLSIGLTFFQKQFIKTFHFPLFIVTGHYFTKLLVSYISRFLLEWKRGGKKIRVPIKNQIRYLFPVGVCASFDIGLSNWALEYVTVSLYTMAKSSSILFIFIFSIFLNLERWKTSLAASSGLIALGLFLFTWRSTQLDLLGLILVEMAALCTGIRWTVSQLIMQQDDSPTTIKNPINMIVHVQPWMILAIIPLAWVFEGDDIQNYSHPDITLPIIFLNIFFGGVLAFLMEVTEYVLLLKTSGITLNILGIIKELITLLLAHYIHHDKLSTINGVGLTLCITGMVLHALTKQKKNNHVNRIGHASTNGEDEKRLLMSEVGETA, encoded by the exons ATGCTCCAATTACTACTGGTAGCTTTTCTATACTATCCTTTGTCAATTGGTTTgacattttttcaaaaacaatttataaag actTTTCATTTTcctttatttattgtaacaGGCCATTATTTTACCAAACTTTTAGTTAGTTACATTTCAAGATTTCTACTAGAATGGAAACGTGgtggtaaaaaaataagagtaccaattaaaaatcaaattcgTTATTTATTTCCTGTAGGAGTTTGTGCATCATTTGATATTGGTTTATCTAATTGGGCACTAGAATATGTAACAGTTTCTTTATATACAATGGCTAAATCTTCCTCTATcttgtttatatttatattctccatatttttaaatttagaaaGATGGAAAACATCCTTAGCAGCAAGTTCCGGTTTAATTGCACTAGGATTGTTTCTTTTTACTTGGAGATCAACACAATTAGATTTATTAGGTCTCATTCTTGTTGAAATGGCTGCATTATGTACAGGTATTCGATGGACTGTGTCTCAATTAATAATGCAGCAAGATGATTCTCCaacaacaataaaaaatcCAATTAATATGATAGTTCATGTTCAACCATGGATGATTTTAGCAATTATTCCACTAGCATGGGTTTTTGAAGGTGATGACATACAAAATTACAGTCATCCCGATATCACTTTacctataatatttttaaacattttcttTGGTGGTGTACTGGCTTTTTTAATGGAAGTAACAGAATATGTATTACTTCTTAAGACTTCTGGtattacattaaatattcttgGAATAATTAAG gaGTTAATAACACTTTTATTAGCACATTATATACATCATGATAAATTGTCAACTATCAATGGAGTTGGGTTGACATTGTGTATAACAGGAATGGTATTACATGCACTAACGaaacagaaaaaaaataatcatgtAAATAGAATTGGGCATGCTTCAACGAATGGAGAAGATGAGAAAAGATTGTTAATGTCGGAGGTTGGTGAGACTGCTTGA
- a CDS encoding RNA recognition motif domain and CID domain and RNA polymerase II-binding domain and ENTH/VHS domain and Nucleotide-binding, alpha-beta plait domain-containing protein produces MNSGEADFKNVESFSIQLNALTSSKPSFGKQRIEEIAKLGLAAVSNYKHVVMHLEKFIWKTTSKYKLIGIYILDALLCASKHKYKGKDKFRVRFAVNLFKTIKNVLNNVSDKKKVIRVVKLWEAKKIFEKSVLTPIYKYCEDIGIDPESIDIKSKNNSSNGNRKRSNSSMSIEDEPTTSNNENQQDNNMDTSMDGVPPPPMEIGRSESEERKIEERKNLDLPEVVKKNHTLIYSRTVVVKKLTQTIREDQIVERLKSYGTVEKVMLIVKRGCAYVTFKSREEALQCLGKRREVKIDKKYASLEWAVGKEIQKDPKLLNYWNKEKGYGEIPHAVLPHDIDTLFDGNLIDPATLPGNLKGHFDERGRLPFDPPMMPPPITHIPPPPSVNHGSSIRMGSQDVPPYTFIPPPIIPPPTVLPQSLNPFPLGNQQIPMNTQHLFFGNNPMINQALAHMANQQGNGFSNLN; encoded by the exons ATGAATTCTGGTGAAgctgattttaaaaatgttgaatcattttcaatacag ttaaatgCATTGACTAGCAGTAAACCATCATTTGGAAAACAAAGAATAGAAGAAATTGCCAAACTTGGATTGGCTGCTGTATCAAATTATAAGCATGTTGTTATGCAccttgaaaaatttatatggaAAACTAcatcaaaatataaacttaTTGGTATTTATATTCTAGATGCTTTATTATGTGCCTcaaaacataaatataaaggaaaagataaatttagaGTTAGATTTGCTGTTAAtctatttaaaacaataaaaaatgttcttAATAATGTGTCAGATAAAAAGAAAGTTATTCGTGTTGTTAAATTATGGGaagctaaaaaaatatttgaaaaaagtgTATTAACTcctatttataaatattgtgAAGATATTGGTATTGATCCAGAATCAATTGATATAAAGTCAAAGAATAATAGTAGTAATGGAAATAGAAAAAGATCGAACTCTAGTATGAGTATAGAGGACGAACCTACAACTTCAAATAATGAGAATCAACAGGATAATAATATGGATACTAGTATGGATGGAGTACCACCACCTCCAATGGAAATTGGTCGTTCAGAATCTGAGGAACGTAAAATAGaggaaagaaaaaatttagatttaCCTGAagtagttaaaaaaaatcatacattaatatattcAAGAACAGttgttgttaaaaaattaacacaAACAATAAGAGAAGATCAAATAGTAGAAAGATTAAAATCATATGGTACAGTGGAAAAGGTTATGCTTATTGTTAAAAGAGGTTGTGCCTATGTAACCTTTAAAAGTAGAGAAGAGGCATTACAATGCCTGGGGAAAAGAAGAGAagttaaaattgataaaaaatatgcatca CTTGAGTGGGCAGTTGGTAAAGAAATACAAAAAGAtccaaaattattaaattattggAATAAAGAAAAAGGATATGGTGAAATTCCTCACGCTGTTTTACCTCATGACATAGATACTTTATTTGATGGAAATTTAATAGATCCAGCAACTTTACCTGGAAATCTAAAAGGCCATTTTGATGAACGTGGAAGGTTACCTTTTGATCCTCCTATGATGCCACCTCCTATTACACATATTCCACCTCCTCCATCAGTTAATCATGGATCTTCTATTAGAATGGGATCACAAGATGTACCACCATATACTTTTATACCTCCACCAATTATTCCACCACCAACAGTCTTACCACAATCTCTTAATCCATTTCCCCTTGGTAATCAACAAATACCAATGAATACAcaacatcttttttttggaaataaTCCTATGATAAATCAAGCATTAGCACATATGGCTAATCAACAAGGAAATGGTTTTTCAAATCTTAATTAA
- a CDS encoding Syntaxin-17 yields the protein MLDMIEVIENFEKETSEVFNKLGILKEEITIGDRRGTNIGDKKKEYDNCLEYIISEYNVLLFHRNNLNYKEKLEFDRKIQNIKNKINYFKLTTGSSFVEQENIPSYNPFVEGGDSIENEGSQMYKEAKLRELMLIAQEKKAIAEAQRQLESDVRDLNDIMEDLHKIVHSQNDMVDSIEHNIEQSVAQVEKGNEEIRKAVKAKNKKVPLIAAAVGGIACGGPAGIAVGTGTGIVAAITGAVTGLIGGRWLTNKVTKND from the coding sequence ATGTTAGATATGATTGAGgttatagaaaattttgaaaaagaaacaaGTGAAGTATTCAATAAATTAGGgatattaaaagaagaaataacTATTGGTGATAGGAGAGGAACAAATATtggtgataaaaaaaaagaatacgATAATTGTCttgaatatattatttccGAGTATAATGTGTTATTATTTCATAGAAATAATCTTAATTATAAGGAAAAACTAGAATTTGACAggaaaatacaaaatattaaaaataaaataaattattttaaattaacaacTGGAAGTTCTTTTGTGGAACAAGAGAATATTCCTTCATATAATCCTTTTGTGGAAGGTGGTGATAGTATTGAAAATGAGGGTAGTCAAATGTATAAAGAAGCTAAATTAAGAGAACTTATGTTAATAGCACAGGAAAAAAAAGCAATTGCAGAGGCACAAAGGCAACTTGAGTCAGATGTTCGtgatttaaatgatattatggAAGATCTACATAAAATAGTCCATAGTCAAAATGATATGGTTGATAGTATTGAACATAATATTGAGCAATCTGTTGCACAGGTAGAAAAAGGAAATGAAGAAATTAGAAAAGCAGTTAAggcaaaaaataaaaaagttccACTTATTGCTGCTGCTGTAGGTGGAATTGCCTGTGGTGGACCAGCAGGTATAGCAGTTGGTACGGGGACGGGTATTGTTGCAGCAATTACTGGTGCTGTAACAGGATTAATCGGTGGAAGATGGTTAACAAACAAAGTtacaaaaaatgattaa
- a CDS encoding Zinc finger, DHHC-type, palmitoyltransferase domain-containing protein produces MVKKRHYTWRRVNGFTYPIHPLQVLLWVIYLVLPIPSAISTFPMPLFPLTPSIVLLFHILLIILILYLSIFDPGIQINNLPREYNRENGHVIENLKCQICFHNVDQTTKHCKSCNKCVAGFDHHCVWLNNCIGKKNYRAFFILVLLMAITSSLSLGISISLLVIYFTDYQRLFNYDNGDIKIIFFTIKPQIWLFIASIVLIINATLTVVTVNLLQFHIILIKRNLTTVAYLTMYSKKKTTTGTKTISTNVTSKRQPLSNEINRSKNSAPSVHSLSINNNNNNDNKYIVNENVKIKTPDILQKPITQYKKKTRFPYRTNFGTLFNGNKQYLNNHRISPTRDIHKKSPSTILPERHTLPIVP; encoded by the exons atggtaaaaaaaCGGCATTATACATGGAGGCGAGTGAATGGATTTACTTATCCTATTCATCCATTACAAGTATTATTATGGGTTATATATCTTGTTTTACCAATACCATCTGCAATCTCTACATTTCCAATGCCGTTATTTCCTTTAACTCCATCTATTGTATTATTGTTTCatattttacttattatactaatattatatttatcaatatttgaTCCCGgtatacaaataaataatctcCCACGAGAATATAACAGAGAAAATGGTCatgttattgaaaatttaaaatgtcaaATATGTTTTCATAATGT gGATCAAACTACAAAACATTGTAAAAGTTGTAATAAATGTGTTGCTGGATTTGATCATCATTGTGTATGgttaaataattgtattggaaaaaaaaattatag agctttttttattttggtTTTATTAATGGCAATAACCTCATCATTATCATTAGGAATATCCATTTCATTAttagttatttattttactgaTTATCAAcgtttatttaattatgataatg gagatataaaaattattttttttactattaaacCACAAATTTGGCTTTTTATTGCTTCAAttgtattaattataaatgcTACTCTTACTGTTGTAACAGTTAACCTTCTTCAATTTCATATTAttcttattaaaagaaatttaactACTGTAGCATATTTAACTAtgtattctaaaaaaaaa aCAACAACAGGGACAAAAACAATATCTACAAATGTAACATCTAAAAGGCAACCTTTatcaaatgaaataaatagaTCAAAAAATTCAGCTCCATCAGTACATagtttatcaataaataataataataataatgataataaatatatagttaatgaaaatgttaaaattaaaactccTGATATTCTTCAAAAACCAATTacacaatataaaaaaaagacaagaTTTCCTTATCGAACTAATTTTGGAACACTTTTCAATGgtaataaacaatatttaaataatcatcGAATTTCTCCAACACGAGACATTCATAAAAAATCACCATCAACCATTCTTCCTGAAAGACATACTTTACCTATAGTACCCTAA